Genomic DNA from Gallaecimonas pentaromativorans:
GTCCAAGGCTTGAGAACGGCATGGAATGCGCCGTGGCATTGCCACTCAAGCCCCCTGCTTTACTGCCTCAAATATGGCCCACCACGCCCCATGCCCTTCGCCATCAAGGCGTAACACCCTTCGTTGCCAACATTACCTGAGGCAGCTTCGCGCCGTGGTATCCGGGAGCTTCTCAGCCCGACCTTCCTAAAGGAGTCATGATGCACGCGCTGTCGCTTACCTTAGATTCCATCACCTGCCATGGCACATCCGAAACCCGCGGTGGTGGCGATGATGTCTATATCATCTTTCAGGTTGATGCCGGTTTTCCGATCCGTTACCCGGGCATTGGCAAACATCACTCGATGACCGACAACGATAACAAGAACGCCACCTGGAACATCAACAAGACCCTCCATTTTGAACGCGATCTGCTGATCACCCTCTACGACCAAGACCCTAATTACATCAACGCCTTATCTGAATATCTGGTCAGCCATGACTACCAACCCAACTTCACCTCTGGCGCCATTACCCTGACTAACCCCAACGGCGCGAAATACACGCTCAATGTCACCCGCAACAGCACTGGGCAGGAGGGCTGAGCCATGACCTCCAACCATACCCCCTCCCCCTTCTTGCAAGGGCACTTTGCGGCGCTCCATCAGGCCATGGGCGCCGAGCACGGCGATAAATTGCCGCCGCAAAAACCGGCGGTACTCAAGCAACAGCCGCTCTCAGACCCGGCCCGCGCCCTTTGCCAGGAATATGCGGCGGCTTTGGCGCGGTTTTCGGCATCGGCACAGGCCGAAGCGCTGCGCGAGCGGCTCTCTTGCGCCAAAAGCAATGAAGATTTGGCCCGTAGCCTGTTTGACGCCTTTGCCAGCGACGACTTTGCCAGAACCCGCCAACTGGCAGAGGAATACAGCCTGCGAGACGACTTTGGGTTGCAGTCGCTCACCTTGGGCGCGGATGTTGAAGTCGCCTTTTTGTTCGGTATTCAAGGCAATATCAGCATTGGCCTGCCCATTACCACCCTGCGCGATTTCGACACGGTGGTGCTCTGCGTTAGCGGCATGGTGAGCGGCGGCATTGACGAAACTGCTTTTGTCGGCGTCACTGGCGGTGTTTGGTCGGTCACCCCTGAAGGGTTGTCCGGCTGGTCGGTAACCGGCCAGGCCTATGCCGGTTTTGAAGGTGAAGTGGTGGTGCAAGGCGGTTTGTCTATCTCGCTGTTCCCGCCGGACGTGCTGGGTTGGGGGGTACTGTTAAGCCTCGGCGGCGGTGAAGGGGGCGGCGCAGATGTCGGCATATCCTATGGCGTTGTGTTCCCCTGGGATGCGCCCAGGGTCTACCAGCCAAGGGCACGCAACTACATGATAATCAACAGCATCACCTGTAATAAGGCCTCTGAAATGGGTAAGGATGAGGTGTACCTCATGTTTACCATCGACAACGATCTGGTCTATCGCTACCCCACCCATGGCCAGTTCTCCATGGGTGACAACAGTAGCTGGGGAGTAGGACGCAGTATCTATTTCAACGACAACGTCAAAGTGCAGCTCTTTGACAATGACACTGGCAATAACGACTCCCTTGGCCAGACCACCTACCAGGCCAGCAACTTCCAATCGCAGGTAACGGTATCGGGTTCATCCGGTAAGTACACCCTCGACGCGGTATTAGAGCCGATGTACGTCAACTGGGATAACCCCAAACACATCAACAATGTGGACTCCACTATCCAGTCACCGGCCGCCTGCGTCTTTAACGACGCACTCTATGTATTCTGGCGCGGTGCCACCAACAACCGGATTTACTGCAGCCCCTCCACCGACGGCGAACAATGGCCCGATGGCCACACCATCAACAATGTTGACTCCACCGATCTGTCGCCGGCAGCCGTGGCCTTCCAAGGCCAGTTGTTTGTGTTCTGGCAAGGTGGCAACAAAGGCCTGTATTGGAGCGCTTCAAGTGATGGGAAAACCTGGCCGCCCGGTACCCCTATCCGCCAGGAAACCACCCCCTACACCCCCACCCCCTGTGTCTTTGACAACCGCTTGTACGTTTTCTGGGTCGCCAACGACTCAAGCAAACGGCTGATCTACAGCATCTTCGACCCCGGCACCGGCAGCTGGTCGAACAATGCCCCCGTCAACAGCACCGACGAGGCCATCTCCAGTGTGTCGGCCTGTGTATTCAAAGACGAGCTGTACCTGTTTCACGTTAATACCAGCAACCAGACCCGCTTTACCGCCTCGGCGAGCAACAGCTGGCCCGGTTCGTCCCCCACCGGCGCGACCATCCTAGCCACCCTTGTCAGCGCCTGCACGGCGCAAGGCGGTATCGTGCTTGGCCAGAACGACCCTCAATATTGGCCCATGGGCTATTCACCAGTGCTCTGCACCGTTTCGCGTATCGATAAGTGGGGGGCGTCGGCTGCGGTTGGCAATGTGAAAATGTTGATGCAGTCGGGCCCTGCCTTGGTCACATACCAAAAAACGCCTTATCTCTTTTACGCCGACACCAATGAGCGCTTGCTGTTTTGTAAAGCAAAACCTTGATAGCCAACATAAAAAACCGGCGCTAAAGCGCCGGTTTTTTATGGCCGATGATTGCCTGTCACAGTGCAGGGCTAACCGCCAGGCATTGCCCCGGGGCCCTTAACCCACCACCCGCAAGCCCAGCTCCAGGCCGTCGGTTTCCACGATGTCTTCGCTGGAGATATCGACAATCAGGCTGGAGGACGGCACCGTACCGGACATGGTGGCAGATTCGGTGAAGCGGTACTTCTCGACCATTTTGCCATTGATGTTTTCATAGAAAACGATGTCATAGGTGAATGGCACATCTTTGAGCGTCGCTTCCAGCACCTGAATAGACGCCGTGGTCCTTTTCCGCGCGGGGCAGGGAATATTGACGTTCCACGTGTGCGCGTAGGATTTGCTGTCAGTCTCTTGCACACCATAGGCGTACTGGTAACTGAACTGAAAGGTGAAGGTTTGGGTGGCTGAGATCTCCCCCATTTTAAAGCTGGCTTTGGCACCGATGACGTAGCTGTACCCCATCATTGCATTGACGGTATGGGTGCGGGTAATGGTCTGGGAATGGGTCTCGGAGGTGGTATCCGAGTAGGCTGCGGAGGTACTCTCGTCCGAGTTGTTTTCAAAGGTGATGGAGTTGATCGACTTGAGCGAACCTTTTTTCAGCTGGGCGATAAGGGCCGGCTCATCAACCTCGACATTTTCTATCCGCACGGGATAACCAAAGTCAAAGCGCAACTTATCGATACGACCACCGCTTCGGCCCCGAATTTGGCGAAGCACCAGCCCTCTTTGATTCATCGAAGGTGAAGGGGCTGCCGCCACCACCGAAAAGCTCGGAGGAGATCACCTGGCTGCCGTCTGCCGTTTTGGCGACAAAACGCAATTGGTCCACCCGTTCCCCGGCGCGCCCCTCGATCCGGTAGATGTCATACCCTCTTGGAATGGCAAAAGGCGTTCTTGGCGACCCTTTGCTGCCGCCATGATGTTTGCCGGGAACATCGCCGTAATAGACAAGAATATTGTCTATCTCAGCGCCGGAACGTACTTCAATTTTTGAAATAGCGCCGGATTTAAGTACATGGATATCCTCGGCAAAATCGCTCCCACCGTTAGTGCCAACGGTATGAGTGACCACGCTTTCGAGAATGGCATCTTCAACTGTTTTCGGTTTGTCTGACATGTCGCTCTCCTTTTCATTAAGATTCAGGACCAGATTGCCAGCTCTATAAATAAAAACAGCCTGTGCTTTTCACGATCTATTACTTTCAACCAGAAAAATTTAAAATCAGTTTTTTTGATTTTTACCGAGACAAATAAGCCTCGGCTAATGTAGAAAAAAACACCTCATACCAGATGATGGCGTCGAATTAAAGCCAGGCCAGCACCTGCCCACTCGAAATTAATTAACAGGTTGATTGCTTATAAGCCAATTGACGAAAATAGAATAAAAAACGGCGCTAGTGCGCCGTTTTTTTATATATAGCTTTTTCACATTATCGCCAGAACACCCTTCATGGTCTCTTGAGGCCATTCGCCTTTATCTTCAGGTGCTGTGGCTCGACTTGCCCCCACTTTTTTGCTATGGCAACGATCTTCACTGTGCTATCAAAGGGCGATTGTTCATATGAATAGCCACTACAAAAACCAACAGCCTACTAGAGAAAAGAAAAGTAGCAGCATCAATCCCACTGACCATACGAAACCCGCTTTAACTTTTCCTATCCTCTGTAGGCAGTCATCATCGCAATAATCAAAGCCCTCTTGTTTGAACAAAAAGCTAATTAGCTTTGAAGGTGACATAACACGAGAATCAAGCCCAACATCAGGGCAACCCAGTGCTTGATAGTGCCCAACATGGTGTACTTTCAGATGCGCGATCAAGGCTCTCAACCGGGAAAGGTAGATAAGCGAAGCAACACCAGCACCTATCAGACCAACGAAAAAAGCCAGTATTACGAGAAATTTAATAACAACCATAGTTTCGGTTTACCGATAAAGGCGGCATGACAAGATAAAGGATAAAAATGGCACCCATCTGTTTAATTTATTGGCAGGTGGAGCCGTTATCCACCACCCGATAGGCGGCAAAGGTATTTTTAGAGGGGCGGTCAGCAATTGTTATACCCAGCATCTTGTTGGCATTTTCTTTGGCTCGCTCAGAAATTTGGATTCTTTCCAGCTCAAACCTATTGCTCGCTTCATCAGCCCAATGGCAGCGGCTGTCTTTGCTGGCAGCGGAAGACGCCAGATGTTTTATGGTCTGGGCTATCTCAGCATCGCCTTTAAAGACATCGGCAAAAGCAAACGCCACTTTTCAGCCATGGAACCAGGCTCGGCGCCGTTAAGCAGGTGAAGGTAGGTATCGCGGTAACGGGCCTTATGAGCATCCACAAAGGCCAAGGCATCGTCGTCCAACCCAGATCCTTGCTCATAAACGCCATAAAGGCCGTAGAGTTCCAACTGCTTAAACGGCGCCATAAAGGCGCCTACCGAAGCAATACCAACCAGCACAAGGGCGATGGCCAGTTGCTTTTTCTTCATGGTTTACCTCATCTAACTGGCATTGCCACAATGCAGCGGCGAAAAGTAAAAAAGGACATATATGCCCTCTTTAGATTTCTCAACTCACCAAATGAGTAATAATGCAGAAGAACATAATTATGTCTGATGATAAAACCCAAAATAATAGGAAAAAGAGAAAACACAAAAAACAGCTAAAATTGCAGCAACAGAGATAAGCAACCATCTAATCCCTTGCCGTCTAAATAACAAACCATCCTCTTTA
This window encodes:
- a CDS encoding jacalin-like lectin, producing the protein MSDKPKTVEDAILESVVTHTVGTNGGSDFAEDIHVLKSGAISKIEVRSGAEIDNILVYYGDVPGKHHGGSKGSPRTPFAIPRGYDIYRIEGRAGERVDQLRFVAKTADGSQVISSELFGGGGSPFTFDESKRAGASPNSGPKRWSYR